One Kitasatospora sp. NBC_01266 genomic window carries:
- a CDS encoding class I SAM-dependent methyltransferase, protein MTHSLAPEVLSYYARGEEAGRLLRAKNRLELWRTQDVLRRLLAELNPPEAKSTALRILDVGGGAGIHAQWLAADGHRVELIDPVPLHVEQAGRLPGVIATLGDARALAAPDASVDVALLLGPLYHLPERADRLRALAEARRVVRPGGLVVAATINRFAGLHDTMRSGAYFEPANRAATDACVATGELRPVSEQNLFTTAYFHLAAEVPAEFAEAELTVLGQYGLEGAAWLLGLDERLDDPEQRALVLDALRRAESEPSLLGVSGHLLTVGAR, encoded by the coding sequence ATGACGCACTCACTCGCCCCCGAGGTCCTCTCCTACTACGCCCGCGGCGAGGAGGCCGGCCGCCTGCTGCGCGCCAAGAACCGGCTGGAGCTGTGGCGCACCCAGGACGTGCTGCGCCGGCTGCTCGCCGAGCTCAACCCGCCCGAGGCAAAGAGCACCGCGCTGCGGATCCTGGACGTCGGCGGCGGCGCCGGCATCCACGCCCAGTGGCTGGCCGCCGACGGGCACCGGGTCGAGCTGATCGACCCGGTCCCGCTGCACGTCGAGCAGGCCGGCCGGCTCCCCGGCGTGATCGCCACGCTCGGTGACGCTCGCGCGCTGGCCGCCCCCGACGCCTCGGTGGACGTGGCGCTGCTGCTCGGCCCGCTCTACCACCTGCCCGAGCGCGCCGACCGGCTGCGCGCGCTCGCCGAGGCCCGCCGGGTGGTCCGGCCCGGCGGCCTGGTGGTGGCCGCGACGATCAACCGCTTCGCCGGGCTGCACGACACGATGCGCAGCGGCGCGTACTTCGAGCCCGCCAACCGGGCCGCCACCGATGCCTGCGTGGCCACCGGGGAGCTGCGCCCCGTCAGCGAGCAGAACCTCTTCACCACGGCCTACTTCCACCTGGCCGCCGAGGTCCCGGCGGAGTTCGCCGAGGCCGAGCTGACCGTGCTCGGCCAGTACGGGCTGGAGGGCGCGGCCTGGCTGCTGGGACTGGACGAGCGGCTGGACGACCCCGAGCAGCGGGCCCTGGTGCTGGACGCGCTGCGCCGGGCCGAGTCCGAGCCCTCGCTGCTCGGGGTCAGCGGACACCTGCTGACGGTGGGCGCCCGCTGA
- a CDS encoding transglycosylase SLT domain-containing protein: MRSALMTTVRRRSSVVLASAGLATAVVGSAVAFALPSDAATTVAAPAPVAQAAAHTAEQASGGHADDLRLTATSTPQGATQIAAASYLQPSTSQDAGHLAGFAPFGTPEQSQPATPAEAQPQQAEQPQQQPEQAPQQAPAEQPQPQQAPAPAPAPKPQPAPAPAPAPRQAAAPVATDTSPSGLRALAQSMVPANQWASFANIVSHESSWNFQATNPSSGSYGLGQALPASKMASAGSDWRTNPVTQIKWTLNYMNERYGSPNGAWTWWQAHHWY, from the coding sequence ATGCGCAGCGCCCTGATGACCACCGTTCGTCGACGATCCTCCGTGGTCCTCGCCTCGGCCGGCCTGGCCACCGCCGTGGTCGGCTCCGCCGTGGCCTTCGCGCTGCCCTCCGACGCCGCCACCACCGTCGCCGCCCCGGCCCCGGTCGCCCAGGCCGCCGCCCACACCGCCGAGCAGGCGTCCGGCGGGCACGCCGACGACCTGCGGCTCACCGCGACCAGCACCCCGCAGGGCGCCACCCAGATCGCCGCCGCCTCCTACCTGCAGCCGAGCACCTCGCAGGACGCCGGCCACCTCGCGGGCTTCGCGCCGTTCGGCACCCCGGAGCAGTCGCAGCCGGCCACCCCGGCCGAGGCCCAGCCGCAGCAGGCCGAGCAGCCGCAGCAGCAGCCCGAGCAGGCCCCGCAGCAGGCCCCCGCCGAGCAGCCGCAGCCTCAGCAGGCCCCGGCTCCCGCGCCGGCCCCGAAGCCCCAGCCCGCCCCGGCCCCGGCTCCCGCGCCGCGCCAGGCCGCCGCCCCCGTGGCCACCGACACCAGCCCGAGCGGCCTGCGCGCGCTGGCCCAGAGCATGGTCCCGGCCAACCAGTGGGCCTCGTTCGCCAACATCGTCAGCCACGAGAGCAGCTGGAACTTCCAGGCCACCAACCCGTCCTCCGGGTCCTACGGCCTGGGCCAGGCGCTGCCCGCGAGCAAGATGGCCTCGGCCGGCTCGGACTGGCGCACCAACCCGGTGACCCAGATCAAGTGGACGCTGAACTACATGAACGAGCGCTACGGCAGCCCGAACGGCGCCTGGACCTGGTGGCAGGCCCACCACTGGTACTAA
- a CDS encoding ABC transporter substrate-binding protein: MRSRSRAVSSAILLAAIALTASACSGSSSSDPLGGGSGGGSSVVVGSANYPENVLLASIYSQALQAKGVKVTEKFNIGSREVLYGQIKDGNLTVLPEYNGALLAYLDANSTAATEADVNAALTKELPSSLGILDSAAAEDKDSLTVTQETATKYDLKSIGDLAAQAPNFTVGGMPEFKSRREQQFKDAYGLTFKDWKPTADTTPNAIKDGTVQVGDVFTTDPKLLQLGLVSLADPKNVFGAQNVTPLVYKAGVNATATAALNAVSAKLDTAGLVALMKKVSIDKDDPQAVAKDWIKANGLG; encoded by the coding sequence ATGCGTTCGCGTTCGCGCGCCGTCAGCTCGGCCATCCTGCTCGCCGCCATCGCCCTGACCGCCAGTGCCTGCTCGGGCTCCTCCTCGAGCGATCCGCTGGGCGGGGGCTCGGGCGGCGGATCGAGCGTGGTGGTCGGGTCGGCGAACTACCCCGAGAACGTGCTGCTCGCCTCGATCTACTCGCAGGCGCTGCAGGCCAAGGGCGTCAAGGTGACCGAGAAGTTCAACATCGGCAGCCGCGAGGTGCTCTACGGCCAGATCAAGGACGGCAACCTGACCGTGCTGCCGGAGTACAACGGCGCGCTGCTCGCCTACCTGGACGCCAACTCGACCGCCGCCACCGAGGCCGACGTCAACGCCGCGCTGACCAAGGAGCTGCCCAGCAGCCTCGGCATCCTCGACTCCGCCGCCGCCGAGGACAAGGACTCGCTGACGGTCACTCAGGAGACCGCCACCAAGTACGACTTGAAGAGCATCGGGGACCTGGCCGCGCAGGCCCCGAACTTCACCGTCGGCGGGATGCCGGAGTTCAAGTCGCGCCGTGAGCAGCAGTTCAAGGACGCCTACGGGCTGACCTTCAAGGACTGGAAGCCCACCGCCGACACCACCCCGAACGCGATCAAGGACGGCACGGTGCAGGTCGGCGACGTCTTCACCACCGACCCGAAGCTGCTCCAGCTGGGCCTGGTCTCGCTGGCCGACCCGAAGAACGTGTTCGGCGCGCAGAACGTCACGCCGCTGGTCTACAAGGCGGGGGTGAACGCCACGGCCACCGCGGCGCTCAACGCGGTGTCGGCGAAGCTGGACACCGCCGGGCTGGTGGCGCTGATGAAGAAGGTGTCGATCGACAAGGACGACCCGCAGGCGGTGGCCAAGGACTGGATCAAGGCCAACGGGCTCGGCTGA
- a CDS encoding ABC transporter permease, whose amino-acid sequence MNWFSWLSAFFTDPDRLHGPDSIVHRVSEHLILSGEALGLAFVLAVPLGLLLGYTGRAAALVTALTGAARALPTLGLVTLAVLVAGVGNTAVLVPLVALAAPVLLVAACEGVRGTDPDLRDAARGIGLTHRQVLWQVCVPWALPALLAGLRTAAVQVIATATVAAYVGLGGLGRYVVDGLATKDFPQTLGGALLVVLLAVATQLLFAALNRFALPAGLRRR is encoded by the coding sequence ATGAACTGGTTCAGCTGGCTGTCCGCCTTCTTCACCGACCCGGACCGGCTGCACGGCCCGGACTCGATCGTGCACCGGGTCAGCGAGCACCTGATCCTCTCCGGCGAGGCGCTCGGCCTGGCGTTCGTGCTCGCGGTGCCGCTGGGCCTGCTGCTCGGCTACACCGGACGGGCCGCCGCGCTGGTGACCGCGCTGACCGGCGCCGCCCGGGCGCTGCCCACCCTCGGCCTGGTCACCCTCGCGGTGCTGGTGGCCGGGGTCGGCAACACCGCCGTGCTGGTGCCGCTGGTGGCGCTGGCCGCGCCGGTGCTGCTGGTGGCCGCCTGCGAGGGGGTGCGCGGCACCGACCCCGATCTGCGCGACGCCGCCCGGGGCATCGGCCTGACCCATCGCCAGGTGCTCTGGCAGGTCTGCGTGCCGTGGGCGCTGCCCGCGCTGCTGGCGGGCCTGCGCACCGCCGCCGTCCAGGTGATCGCCACCGCCACCGTCGCCGCCTACGTGGGCCTGGGCGGCCTGGGCCGCTACGTGGTCGACGGGCTGGCCACCAAGGACTTCCCGCAGACCCTCGGCGGCGCGCTGCTGGTGGTGCTGCTCGCGGTCGCCACCCAGTTGCTCTTCGCGGCGCTGAACCGCTTCGCGCTGCCCGCCGGACTGCGCCGGCGCTGA
- a CDS encoding ABC transporter permease: MDGEPLVRWGWIGDHLGYLWGLLRDHAVISLVPVLIGLALALPLGLLCTRFPRLYQPLAAVFNVVYALPSLAVFVVLIPYTGLATRETVMLPLTCYALAVLLPTTVDGLRAVPEPVRQAATALGYGPWRRLAAVELPSAVPYLMAGLRVAAVSSISLASVGALVGRGGLGYLFIDGFQRTFPTPIVAGIVLVGLLALVTDAVLLLARRLLAPWAVRETAVRR, from the coding sequence ATGGATGGTGAACCCCTGGTCCGCTGGGGCTGGATCGGCGACCACCTGGGCTACCTCTGGGGCCTGCTGCGCGACCACGCGGTGATCTCGCTGGTCCCGGTGCTGATCGGACTGGCCCTGGCGCTGCCGCTCGGCCTGCTCTGCACCCGCTTCCCGCGGCTCTACCAGCCGCTGGCCGCGGTCTTCAACGTGGTCTACGCGCTGCCCTCGCTGGCCGTCTTCGTGGTGCTGATCCCGTACACCGGGCTGGCCACCCGGGAGACCGTGATGCTCCCGCTGACCTGCTACGCCCTGGCCGTGCTGCTGCCCACCACGGTGGACGGGCTGCGCGCGGTGCCCGAACCGGTGCGGCAGGCGGCCACCGCGCTCGGCTACGGCCCCTGGCGACGGCTGGCGGCGGTCGAGCTGCCCTCCGCCGTGCCGTACCTGATGGCCGGCCTGCGGGTGGCCGCGGTCTCCAGCATCTCGCTGGCCAGCGTCGGCGCGCTGGTCGGACGCGGCGGCCTGGGCTACCTCTTCATCGACGGCTTCCAGCGCACCTTCCCGACCCCGATCGTGGCGGGCATCGTGCTGGTGGGTCTGCTCGCGCTGGTCACCGACGCGGTGCTGCTGCTGGCCCGCCGGCTGCTGGCGCCGTGGGCGGTCCGAGAGACGGCGGTGCGCCGATGA
- a CDS encoding ABC transporter ATP-binding protein: protein MIRFDGAGKRHPDGTIAVEGLDLTVPAGRTTVLVGPSGCGKTTILRMVNRMVEPTSGRVLLDGTDVAQLEAAKLRRGIGYVIQQAGLFPHRKVLDNIATVPYLLGWDRKRARARAMELLELVGLAPETAKRYPFQLSGGQQQRVGVARALAADPPLLLMDEPFSAVDPVVRAGLQEELLRLQGELNKTVLFVTHDIEEAVRLGDQIVVLREHGRIGQVADPATLLSAPADEQVAAFLGRDRGLRGLALRPAAGITLVPHAQPFEGWTLTVDEHGRPDGWQRDRASETIRQVAVFQPGVDTLRTALDSAVLSPARAAVAVDADGRALGLAPRAAVLDALDAAGPQAAALTREAAGEPAGIAADPDTGTNTVTDHAPSGSGAGHGW, encoded by the coding sequence GTGATCAGATTCGACGGCGCCGGAAAGCGCCACCCGGACGGCACCATCGCCGTCGAGGGCCTCGACCTCACCGTGCCCGCCGGCCGGACCACCGTGCTGGTGGGGCCGTCCGGCTGCGGGAAGACGACCATCCTGCGGATGGTCAACCGGATGGTCGAGCCGACCTCGGGCCGGGTCCTGCTGGACGGCACCGACGTCGCCCAACTGGAGGCCGCCAAGCTCCGCCGCGGCATCGGCTACGTGATCCAGCAGGCCGGGCTCTTCCCGCACCGCAAGGTGCTCGACAACATCGCCACCGTGCCGTACCTGCTCGGCTGGGACCGCAAGCGGGCCCGGGCCCGGGCGATGGAGCTGCTGGAGCTGGTCGGGCTGGCACCGGAGACGGCCAAGCGCTACCCGTTCCAGCTCTCCGGTGGCCAGCAGCAGCGCGTCGGAGTGGCGCGGGCGCTGGCCGCCGATCCGCCGCTGCTGCTGATGGACGAGCCGTTCAGCGCGGTCGACCCGGTGGTGCGGGCGGGGCTCCAGGAGGAGTTGCTGCGGCTGCAGGGCGAGCTGAACAAGACCGTGCTCTTCGTCACCCACGACATCGAGGAGGCGGTGCGGCTCGGCGACCAGATCGTGGTGCTGCGCGAGCACGGCCGGATCGGCCAGGTGGCCGACCCCGCCACGCTGCTGAGCGCCCCGGCCGACGAGCAGGTGGCCGCCTTCCTCGGCCGCGACCGGGGCCTGCGCGGCCTCGCGCTGCGCCCGGCGGCGGGAATCACCCTGGTGCCGCACGCCCAACCGTTCGAGGGCTGGACGCTGACCGTGGACGAGCACGGCCGCCCGGACGGCTGGCAGCGCGACCGGGCGAGCGAAACGATCCGCCAGGTCGCCGTCTTCCAGCCCGGGGTGGACACCCTGCGCACGGCGCTGGACAGCGCGGTGCTCTCCCCCGCCCGCGCGGCGGTGGCGGTGGACGCGGACGGCCGGGCCCTCGGGCTGGCCCCGCGCGCGGCGGTGCTCGACGCGCTGGACGCGGCCGGGCCGCAGGCGGCCGCGCTGACCCGGGAGGCGGCCGGCGAACCCGCCGGCATAGCCGCCGACCCGGACACCGGCACGAACACCGTCACCGACCACGCCCCCAGCGGCAGCGGAGCCGGCCATGGATGGTGA
- a CDS encoding rhodanese-like domain-containing protein, translating to MVTTVEDLVTRARAGVHRPGAREAYRAQQDEGALLVDIRPAAQRGREGQIPGALVIERNVLEWRLDPAGSHRIPEATGYHLPIVLVCSEGYASSLAAASLRELGLHRATDLDGGFVGWAAAGLPTIPGPHPA from the coding sequence GTGGTGACCACTGTCGAGGACCTGGTGACCCGCGCCCGCGCGGGCGTGCACCGCCCGGGCGCGCGCGAGGCCTACCGCGCCCAGCAGGACGAGGGGGCGCTGCTGGTCGACATCCGGCCCGCGGCCCAGCGGGGCCGCGAGGGGCAGATCCCGGGCGCACTGGTGATCGAGCGAAACGTGCTGGAGTGGCGGCTCGACCCGGCCGGCAGCCACCGGATCCCGGAGGCCACCGGCTACCACCTGCCGATCGTGCTGGTCTGCTCGGAGGGCTACGCCTCCAGCCTGGCCGCCGCCTCGCTGCGCGAGCTGGGGCTGCACCGGGCGACCGACCTGGACGGCGGTTTCGTCGGCTGGGCCGCCGCCGGGCTGCCGACCATCCCCGGCCCGCACCCGGCATAG
- a CDS encoding cysteine dioxygenase, with product MSTSTRTDPRTVARTDTRTDTRSDTRTETSGELAGPGITPLTPAALRTLVTELAERPQEWIHKVRLSVDERWYERLSLAADHEVWLISWLPGQSTGFHDHGGSRGAFTVALGELEELSIGGADGELRTRRLATGAARAFGPEFLHDVRNTTGGPAVTIHAYSPPLNEMSRYELRASGLRLTAREGKEQW from the coding sequence ATGAGTACCAGCACGAGGACCGACCCAAGAACCGTCGCGAGGACCGATACCAGGACCGACACGAGGAGCGACACGAGGACCGAGACGAGTGGCGAGCTCGCCGGTCCCGGGATCACCCCGCTCACCCCCGCCGCCCTGCGCACCCTGGTCACCGAGCTCGCCGAGCGCCCGCAGGAGTGGATCCACAAGGTCCGCCTCTCGGTCGACGAGCGCTGGTACGAGCGGCTGAGCCTGGCGGCGGACCACGAGGTCTGGCTGATCAGCTGGCTGCCCGGCCAGTCCACCGGCTTCCACGACCACGGCGGCTCGCGCGGCGCCTTCACGGTGGCGCTCGGCGAGTTGGAGGAGCTGTCGATCGGCGGGGCGGACGGCGAGCTGCGCACCCGCCGGCTGGCCACCGGCGCGGCTCGGGCGTTCGGGCCCGAGTTCCTGCACGATGTGCGGAACACCACCGGCGGGCCCGCGGTGACCATCCACGCGTACTCGCCGCCGCTGAACGAGATGTCCCGGTACGAGCTGCGCGCCAGCGGGCTGCGGCTGACCGCGCGTGAGGGGAAGGAGCAGTGGTGA